In Candidatus Hydrogenedentota bacterium, a genomic segment contains:
- a CDS encoding cytosolic protein → MKDRCPNKKINTSRCTCTYPGCTNHAVCCDCLHMHLANKELPGCCFPAEAEKSYDRSFRAFAKAWKLLSSEAINK, encoded by the coding sequence ATGAAAGATCGTTGTCCCAATAAAAAAATTAATACGTCCCGCTGTACCTGCACTTACCCGGGCTGTACGAATCACGCGGTCTGCTGCGACTGTTTGCATATGCACCTTGCGAACAAGGAATTGCCGGGCTGTTGTTTTCCGGCGGAAGCAGAAAAAAGCTATGACCGCTCCTTTCGTGCTTTTGCAAAGGCGTGGAAATTATTGTCTTCCGAAGCGATAAACAAGTAG
- a CDS encoding protein kinase produces MNEGGHSQCQKCGAPLSSVSFEADETPQKAAPQQDGGQRVSQFQRGQVINNRYTILGVIGRGGMGCIYKVHDNVLGEDLALKTLLPQFTTEKMVIDRFLNEARITRKLTHPNVVRVHDISTTGQGIFISMEYVEGQSLRALLDRLAPGERMPARQVLHIIDQLCLALDYAHAYTIHRDIKPENVMITKDNQIKLMDFGISKLMDNRFATSVSMVMGTPYYMSPEQYRNSRDVDARADIYSVGIVLYEMLTGHLPVGSVGTPASLAVSLPPALRGIVEKCIDPDRNKRYESAGSLRESIEPILEMLNEGKDPQKTLSRRRYGHSKSSSSIFRILVFGIAAAVIVGIGLMMLFVLEKSNAAAPDGGAYSAVSVGKENDPFAALEQQVQILSSVVDKVAKSGNDASLWAIKGRKLWEEAQAPARQGNEDALLQASDAVQHMMAALMCPQDMCFVPAGYVNLDGAPVYVPGFLIDIHEVSTKDFALFLDNMGAKWSASAELKMLMSTSIELPVSYVSWFDAQGYAAFAGKQLPSRRQWERAAHGDAHASSLYPWGDEWKEGAANVHTDSSRPSASFSEDLSWAGCYDMAGNVAEWTGSAVNPLGAGERPDFGDKMYICGGSFLKSRFLNQADYYDFEGRSSDLGFRCVIPLIPSLEEATRLAAEKR; encoded by the coding sequence TTGAATGAAGGCGGCCACAGCCAATGTCAAAAGTGCGGCGCGCCGTTGTCGTCTGTGTCTTTCGAGGCGGATGAAACGCCGCAAAAGGCAGCGCCTCAACAGGACGGCGGACAGCGGGTTTCCCAATTCCAACGGGGTCAAGTCATTAACAACCGCTACACCATCTTGGGCGTTATCGGCCGCGGCGGTATGGGCTGCATCTATAAAGTCCATGATAATGTGTTGGGTGAAGATTTGGCACTGAAGACGCTGCTGCCTCAATTTACGACGGAGAAGATGGTGATTGACCGCTTTCTCAACGAGGCGCGCATTACACGGAAATTAACCCACCCGAATGTGGTGCGTGTCCATGATATCAGCACGACAGGGCAAGGCATCTTTATTTCTATGGAGTATGTGGAGGGGCAGTCCCTGCGCGCGCTGCTGGATCGCCTTGCGCCGGGTGAACGTATGCCGGCACGGCAGGTGCTGCATATTATCGACCAGCTGTGCCTCGCCTTGGATTACGCCCACGCGTATACGATACACCGGGATATCAAGCCTGAAAACGTCATGATTACGAAGGATAACCAAATCAAATTGATGGATTTTGGTATATCCAAACTCATGGATAACCGTTTTGCGACCTCCGTGTCCATGGTCATGGGAACGCCTTATTATATGTCGCCGGAGCAATACCGCAACTCGCGAGATGTGGATGCCCGTGCCGATATTTACAGTGTTGGGATCGTACTCTATGAAATGTTGACAGGCCATCTTCCCGTTGGTTCTGTTGGTACGCCGGCGTCGCTGGCTGTTTCACTGCCGCCTGCGTTGAGGGGTATTGTAGAGAAATGCATTGACCCGGACCGAAACAAGCGCTATGAAAGTGCTGGCTCGCTGCGCGAATCCATTGAGCCGATCCTTGAGATGCTTAATGAGGGCAAAGATCCGCAAAAGACCCTTTCCCGTCGACGCTACGGACATTCTAAAAGTTCCAGCTCTATTTTTCGGATCCTTGTTTTTGGAATTGCGGCGGCGGTCATCGTGGGCATCGGTTTGATGATGCTTTTCGTTTTGGAAAAGAGTAATGCTGCCGCTCCCGACGGCGGCGCTTATTCAGCTGTCTCCGTCGGAAAGGAGAACGATCCTTTCGCTGCTCTAGAACAACAGGTGCAAATTTTGTCATCGGTTGTGGATAAGGTTGCGAAATCGGGTAACGACGCTTCTCTCTGGGCGATCAAAGGGCGCAAGCTGTGGGAGGAAGCACAGGCTCCCGCACGGCAGGGCAATGAAGATGCGCTTCTCCAAGCCAGCGATGCCGTTCAGCATATGATGGCTGCGCTCATGTGCCCCCAAGACATGTGCTTTGTGCCGGCGGGCTACGTGAACTTAGACGGCGCGCCCGTTTATGTCCCCGGTTTCTTAATAGACATTCACGAGGTGTCTACCAAAGACTTTGCCCTTTTTCTCGATAATATGGGGGCGAAATGGAGCGCAAGCGCAGAACTGAAGATGCTGATGAGCACGTCCATAGAACTGCCTGTGTCCTATGTGTCTTGGTTTGATGCCCAAGGCTATGCCGCCTTTGCAGGGAAACAGCTGCCTTCGCGCAGACAGTGGGAACGTGCCGCACACGGAGATGCGCATGCGTCTTCCTTATACCCTTGGGGCGATGAATGGAAAGAGGGCGCGGCAAATGTGCACACAGACTCAAGCCGCCCAAGCGCCTCGTTTTCTGAGGACCTTTCTTGGGCGGGCTGTTATGATATGGCGGGTAATGTGGCAGAATGGACGGGCAGCGCGGTGAACCCTTTGGGCGCCGGGGAAAGACCTGATTTCGGGGATAAGATGTACATCTGCGGCGGCAGTTTTTTGAAGAGCCGCTTTTTGAATCAGGCCGATTACTACGACTTTGAAGGCAGGTCGTCCGATCTTGGATTTCGCTGTGTCATACCCCTCATTCCTTCTTTGGAAGAAGCGACTCGTTTGGCTGCGGAGAAACGCTAA